One genomic segment of Euwallacea fornicatus isolate EFF26 chromosome 18, ASM4011564v1, whole genome shotgun sequence includes these proteins:
- the LOC136344937 gene encoding uncharacterized protein isoform X1, translating into MGDSNQRCPKIMVFRPTWEEFKNFGKYVQYMESMGAHKAGLAKVIPPPEWVPRKGGYDVEKLNVTIPAPICQVVTGKQGLYQQINIQKKAMSVKQYRDLANSERYATPRHFDYEDLERKYWKNITYVAPIYGADVSGSITDDDVNEWNINRLGTILDYVNEDYGISIEGVNTAYLYFGMWKTTFAWHTEDMDLYSINHLHFGAPKTWYAIPPEHGRRLERLANGFFPSSYKTCQAFLRHKMTLISPQILKQYSIPYNKITQEAGEIMITFPYGYHAGFNHGFNCAESTNFACERWVEYGKRASHCTCSKDMVKISMDTFVKRFQPDRYEKWLKGEDVGPHPEEPDRKVAAPVPLPQDILCNKNNTSLPQSYMEGPFKKKKGRMMAGYPNFAEFPADLQLQLIEEDNLAFEEIQPDEQQMEVLEDIWLKAGEIEAEDVDICDDGYNVKKGKRVVPKKRRSAGSGRKPKKKECSESEDEDAPASSSSSKEPKAKKQCGRIVSLNKSETSPASPGTDELVKSLVARENDFINKKKSKPKEKDLKEKLKKKLKKKELGESLGSKSEPSSSRTIIIPPETEGFEVAKAKEDIDSIIRQADQEYQLANSFKEPVIAVSASICPVKEVEKKPAIPSLSAPVPKTVTKPPNAIQGNLINLVGNKGFENAYLSFLQRNRPVKNCDRNKTMEHMIKSETKKENSMITTPKAPLENYKPDTTFTHFPVMSKIEGKYANLDSSVSLSPIKTQLSEISQTVKPSALVVDVPKNTYNNTQQQQFSIDPIVGDLDLFDELQGPSSQNSQCSKSQPPGLTYTNLVVNKVAPQTQTNDNTITLYSAPTSSEVIPQFTAVSAQQQYGVVANPMPQQSTRAVQNIVVLNQFPTAVITNSNGLKPQEAVVQKIILPPGITLNPVQAARDGNNYQTLQPAQKPVWTNQNWYSVNSCPKTIYLNKDRFYPMTQQPIKLDKGEEAMQQNNDVEELPNEKEAVPVLPISDVEDIALDMEVGTEPENGEEIAIQTVHEKEPRVIVENINLNFCSQLSEINPSQTSPPKPPSNNNNKVAKQPGTLNLKNKMLQLFLNSKRTCGDAGTIDLSTLTGVKRSGRASKVQKHRNLELLKELIRFCKNHATSTKSRVPPVPSEVLAQPRSLEQLREDLTPLNVAVEVEDILSHFSPSLQERMKKGCTLYNVSSSPVSRLVSNCESDMRGRKEINVNNRGRPPNCEKTIKRVPISVEEEVWAKHKNNRYYRAKVTEIKCSLKFSVYFRCDQSFSKDITLDHLVDWVGVSGPSYGDIVNVRWTDGEIYEAECVGRTDEPLYTVVFEDLSHLDARREHIYSLTENIPKRLIAKMSYASDMHYREHLYDLERPLPEKRPVKRKVLEDDFDIDDTQ; encoded by the exons TTGAACGTCACAATTCCAGCTCCGATTTGCCAAGTCGTAACAGGTAAACAGGGGCTGTATCAGCAAATTAATATTCAG AAAAAAGCTATGAGTGTTAAACAATACCGCGACTTAGCAAATTCTGAGCGTTACGCTACTCCAAGACACTTTGACTATGAAGATTTGGAGAGGAAGTATTGGAAAAACATAACTTACGTTGCCCCGATTTATGGGGCTGATGTGTCTGGAAGTATTACTGATGATGATGTCAat gAATGGAACATAAACAGGCTAGGAACCATCTTGGACTATGTTAATGAAGATTACGGGATTTCTATTGAGGGAGTCAACACTGCTTATCTGTATTTTGGAATGTGGAAAACTACATTTGCTTGGCACACTGAAGATATGGACCTTTATTCCATTAATCACCTGCACTTTGGGGCTCCAAAAACTTGGTATGCCATACCTCCCGAACATGGCCGCAGGCTCGAACGATTGGCAAATGGCTTTTTCCCGTCTTCATATAAAACTTGCCAAGCATTTTTAAGGCATAAAATGACGCTCATTTCGCcccaaattttaaagcagTATTCGATTCCTTATAACAAg aTTACTCAAGAGGCAGGAGAAATTATGATTACCTTTCCTTATGGTTATCATGCAG GTTTTAATCATGGGTTTAACTGTGCTGAATCAACCAATTTTGCCTGTGAAAGATGGGTGGAATATGGGAAGCGAGCTTCACACTGCACATGTAGCAAGGACATGGTCAAAATATCCATGGATACTTTCGTTAAACGGTTTCAACCAGATAG atATGAAAAGTGGTTGAAAGGGGAGGATGTGGGGCCTCATCCAGAAGAGCCTGATCGTAAGGTGGCAGCACCGGTGCCCTTACCTCAGGACATTTTGTGTAACAAGAACAACACCAGCTTGCCACAAAGTTATATGGAGGGACCTTTTAAAAAGAAGAAGGGGAGAATGATGGCTGGATATCCTAA TTTCGCGGAGTTTCCGGCAGATTTACAGCTCCAATTAATTGAGGAAGACAATCTGGCTTTTGAGGAAATACAACCAGACGAGCAGCAAATGGAGGTCTTGGAAGATATCTGGCTGAAAGCTGGTGAAATTG aagcTGAAGATGTGGATATATGCGACGACGggtataatgtaaaaaaagggAAGAGAGTAGTACCGAAGAAGCGCCGATCCGCAGGGTCAGGGCGGAAGCCCAAGAAAAAGGAGTGCAGTGAG TCTGAGGATGAGGATGCACCTGCAAGCAGCAGTAGCTCGAAAGAGCCAAAAGCCAAGAAGCAGTGTGGAAGAATCGTTTCTCTGAACAAATCGGAAACGTCTCCTGCAAGTCCAGGCACAGATGAATTGGTCAAATCGTTGGTGGCCCGCGAGAACGACTTCATAAACAAGAAGAAATCCAAGCCTAAGGAGAAAGATCTCAAGGAGAAGCttaagaaaaaactaaaaaagaaaGAGC tagGGGAAAGTCTGGGATCAAAATCTGAACCATCATCATCAAGAACGATTATTATACCACCCGAGACTGAAGGTTTTGAAGTGGCGAAAGCCAAAGAGGATATAGACAGCATTATAAGACAGGCGGATCAAGAATATCAGCTGGCCAATTCATTTAAAGAGCCTGTTATCGCGGTTTCTGCAAGCATTTGTCCCGTTAAAGAAGTGGAGAAAAAGCCTGCGATCCCCTCCTTAAGTGCTCCTGTTCCCAAAACTGTAACGAAACCTCCCAATGCTATTCAAGGAAATTTGATCAACCTCGTGGGAAATAAGGGATTCGAAAATGCTTATTTGAGCTTCTTGCAGCGAAATAGACCTGTGAAAAATTGTGATAGAAATAAAACTATGGAGCATATGATTAAGAGCGAGACGAAGAAGGAGAATAGCATGATTACGACTCCAAAAGCTCCATTGGAGAATTATAAGCCCGACACGACTTTCACTCATTTCCCAGTTATGTCGAAAATTGAGGGTAAATATGCCAACTTGGACTCGTCAGTGAGTTTGAGCCCGATCAAAACACAGCTCAGCGAGATTTCCCAGACAGTTAAACCCAGTGCTCTAGTCGTGGATGTTCCTAAGAACACATACAATAATACCCAGCAGCAGCAATTCTCAATTGACCCAATCGTTGGAGATTTAGATCTATTTGACGAGCTTCAAGGACCAAGTTCACAAAATTCCCAATGTAGCAAATCCCAGCCTCCAGGACTCACCTACACAAACTTAGTAGTTAACAAAGTGGCACCTCAGACCCAAACCAATGATAACACCATTACTCTGTATTCCGCCCCCACTAGCAGCGAAGTGATTCCGCAATTTACCGCTGTGAGTGCGCAGCAGCAGTACGGTGTGGTGGCGAATCCAATGCCGCAGCAGAGTACTAGAGCGGTGCAGAATATTGTGGTTTTGAACCAGTTTCCAACCGCTGTGATCACCAATAGCAATGGGTTGAAGCCGCAAGAAGCAGTTGTCCAGAAGATTATTTTGCCGCCTGGGATAACGCTAAATCCTGTGCAAGCAGCCAGAGACGG cAACAATTACCAAACTTTGCAACCCGCCCAAAAGCCTGTCTGGACCAACCAAAACTGGTATAGTGTCAACTCATGTCCTAAAACAATTTACCTAAACAAGGACCGATTCTATCCAATGACACAACAGCCTATCAAGTTGGATAAAGGTGAAGAAGCAATGCAGCAAAACAATGATGTTGAAGAATTGCCCAATGAAAAAGAAGCTGTGCCTGTATTGCCAATAAGTGATGTTGAGGATATAGCCCTAGATATGGAGGTGGGAACTGAGCCAGAAAATGGTGAAGAAATTGCCATTCAGACTGTACACGAGAAAGAACCCAGAGTCATAGTGGAAAATATAAACTTGAATTTCTGCAGTCAATTAAGTGAAATCAACCCTTCACAAACGTCACCACCAAAGccacccagtaataataataacaaagttgCAAAGCAGCCAGGAACACTTAATCTCAAAAACAAGATGTTGCAGCTTTTTCTAAATTCCAAGCGCACGTGTGGCGACGCTGGGACGATTGACCTTTCTACGTTGACCGGAGTGAAGCGTAGCGGGAGGGCCTCCAAAGTCCAGAAACATCGCAATTTGGAGCTGCTAAAAGAGCTGATCAGGTTCTGCAAAAACCACGCAACCAGCACTAAAAGTCGCGTGCCGCCAGTGCCTTCCGAAGTGTTGGCGCAGCCTCGGTCGTTGGAGCAGCTGCGCGAAGATTTAACTCCCCTCAATGTGGCGGTTGAGGTTGAGGATATTTTGAGTCACTTTTCTCCCAGTTTGCAGGAGAGAATGAAGAAAGGGTGCACGCTGTATAACGTTAGTTCGTCGCCGGTTTCGCGGTTAGTGAGTAATTGTGAGTCGGATATGCGAGGAAGGAAAGAAATTAATGTCAATAATAGAGGGCGACCGCCGAATTGTGAGAAG aCGATCAAAAGAGTGCCCATATCCGTGGAAGAAGAAGTGTGGGCCAAACACAAAAACAACCGGTACTACAGGGCCAAAGTGACTGAAATTAAGTGCAGTCTAAAGTTCTCCGTATACTTCAGATGCGACCAAAGTTTCTCCAAAGATATTACGTTAGACCATTTGGTTGATTGGGTCGGCGTTTCTGGACCTAGTTACGGGGATATCGTTAATGTCCGCTGGACAGATGGGGAAATTTACGAGGCTGAATGCGTGGGAAGGACTGATGAACCACTTTATACT gTGGTATTTGAGGATTTAAGTCACTTGGATGCGCGAAGAGAACATATTTATTCACTGACTGAGAACATTCCGAAACGCCTAATAGCGAAAATG TCCTACGCTAGCGACATGCACTACCGCGAACATCTCTATGATCTGGAGAGGCCGTTGCCGGAGAAGCGTCCGGTGAAAAGAAAAGTATTAGAAGACGATTTTGATATCGACGATACCCAATAA
- the LOC136344937 gene encoding uncharacterized protein isoform X2, translating into MPSERIMVFRPTWEEFKNFGKYVQYMESMGAHKAGLAKVIPPPEWVPRKGGYDVEKLNVTIPAPICQVVTGKQGLYQQINIQKKAMSVKQYRDLANSERYATPRHFDYEDLERKYWKNITYVAPIYGADVSGSITDDDVNEWNINRLGTILDYVNEDYGISIEGVNTAYLYFGMWKTTFAWHTEDMDLYSINHLHFGAPKTWYAIPPEHGRRLERLANGFFPSSYKTCQAFLRHKMTLISPQILKQYSIPYNKITQEAGEIMITFPYGYHAGFNHGFNCAESTNFACERWVEYGKRASHCTCSKDMVKISMDTFVKRFQPDRYEKWLKGEDVGPHPEEPDRKVAAPVPLPQDILCNKNNTSLPQSYMEGPFKKKKGRMMAGYPNFAEFPADLQLQLIEEDNLAFEEIQPDEQQMEVLEDIWLKAGEIEAEDVDICDDGYNVKKGKRVVPKKRRSAGSGRKPKKKECSESEDEDAPASSSSSKEPKAKKQCGRIVSLNKSETSPASPGTDELVKSLVARENDFINKKKSKPKEKDLKEKLKKKLKKKELGESLGSKSEPSSSRTIIIPPETEGFEVAKAKEDIDSIIRQADQEYQLANSFKEPVIAVSASICPVKEVEKKPAIPSLSAPVPKTVTKPPNAIQGNLINLVGNKGFENAYLSFLQRNRPVKNCDRNKTMEHMIKSETKKENSMITTPKAPLENYKPDTTFTHFPVMSKIEGKYANLDSSVSLSPIKTQLSEISQTVKPSALVVDVPKNTYNNTQQQQFSIDPIVGDLDLFDELQGPSSQNSQCSKSQPPGLTYTNLVVNKVAPQTQTNDNTITLYSAPTSSEVIPQFTAVSAQQQYGVVANPMPQQSTRAVQNIVVLNQFPTAVITNSNGLKPQEAVVQKIILPPGITLNPVQAARDGNNYQTLQPAQKPVWTNQNWYSVNSCPKTIYLNKDRFYPMTQQPIKLDKGEEAMQQNNDVEELPNEKEAVPVLPISDVEDIALDMEVGTEPENGEEIAIQTVHEKEPRVIVENINLNFCSQLSEINPSQTSPPKPPSNNNNKVAKQPGTLNLKNKMLQLFLNSKRTCGDAGTIDLSTLTGVKRSGRASKVQKHRNLELLKELIRFCKNHATSTKSRVPPVPSEVLAQPRSLEQLREDLTPLNVAVEVEDILSHFSPSLQERMKKGCTLYNVSSSPVSRLVSNCESDMRGRKEINVNNRGRPPNCEKTIKRVPISVEEEVWAKHKNNRYYRAKVTEIKCSLKFSVYFRCDQSFSKDITLDHLVDWVGVSGPSYGDIVNVRWTDGEIYEAECVGRTDEPLYTVVFEDLSHLDARREHIYSLTENIPKRLIAKMSYASDMHYREHLYDLERPLPEKRPVKRKVLEDDFDIDDTQ; encoded by the exons TTGAACGTCACAATTCCAGCTCCGATTTGCCAAGTCGTAACAGGTAAACAGGGGCTGTATCAGCAAATTAATATTCAG AAAAAAGCTATGAGTGTTAAACAATACCGCGACTTAGCAAATTCTGAGCGTTACGCTACTCCAAGACACTTTGACTATGAAGATTTGGAGAGGAAGTATTGGAAAAACATAACTTACGTTGCCCCGATTTATGGGGCTGATGTGTCTGGAAGTATTACTGATGATGATGTCAat gAATGGAACATAAACAGGCTAGGAACCATCTTGGACTATGTTAATGAAGATTACGGGATTTCTATTGAGGGAGTCAACACTGCTTATCTGTATTTTGGAATGTGGAAAACTACATTTGCTTGGCACACTGAAGATATGGACCTTTATTCCATTAATCACCTGCACTTTGGGGCTCCAAAAACTTGGTATGCCATACCTCCCGAACATGGCCGCAGGCTCGAACGATTGGCAAATGGCTTTTTCCCGTCTTCATATAAAACTTGCCAAGCATTTTTAAGGCATAAAATGACGCTCATTTCGCcccaaattttaaagcagTATTCGATTCCTTATAACAAg aTTACTCAAGAGGCAGGAGAAATTATGATTACCTTTCCTTATGGTTATCATGCAG GTTTTAATCATGGGTTTAACTGTGCTGAATCAACCAATTTTGCCTGTGAAAGATGGGTGGAATATGGGAAGCGAGCTTCACACTGCACATGTAGCAAGGACATGGTCAAAATATCCATGGATACTTTCGTTAAACGGTTTCAACCAGATAG atATGAAAAGTGGTTGAAAGGGGAGGATGTGGGGCCTCATCCAGAAGAGCCTGATCGTAAGGTGGCAGCACCGGTGCCCTTACCTCAGGACATTTTGTGTAACAAGAACAACACCAGCTTGCCACAAAGTTATATGGAGGGACCTTTTAAAAAGAAGAAGGGGAGAATGATGGCTGGATATCCTAA TTTCGCGGAGTTTCCGGCAGATTTACAGCTCCAATTAATTGAGGAAGACAATCTGGCTTTTGAGGAAATACAACCAGACGAGCAGCAAATGGAGGTCTTGGAAGATATCTGGCTGAAAGCTGGTGAAATTG aagcTGAAGATGTGGATATATGCGACGACGggtataatgtaaaaaaagggAAGAGAGTAGTACCGAAGAAGCGCCGATCCGCAGGGTCAGGGCGGAAGCCCAAGAAAAAGGAGTGCAGTGAG TCTGAGGATGAGGATGCACCTGCAAGCAGCAGTAGCTCGAAAGAGCCAAAAGCCAAGAAGCAGTGTGGAAGAATCGTTTCTCTGAACAAATCGGAAACGTCTCCTGCAAGTCCAGGCACAGATGAATTGGTCAAATCGTTGGTGGCCCGCGAGAACGACTTCATAAACAAGAAGAAATCCAAGCCTAAGGAGAAAGATCTCAAGGAGAAGCttaagaaaaaactaaaaaagaaaGAGC tagGGGAAAGTCTGGGATCAAAATCTGAACCATCATCATCAAGAACGATTATTATACCACCCGAGACTGAAGGTTTTGAAGTGGCGAAAGCCAAAGAGGATATAGACAGCATTATAAGACAGGCGGATCAAGAATATCAGCTGGCCAATTCATTTAAAGAGCCTGTTATCGCGGTTTCTGCAAGCATTTGTCCCGTTAAAGAAGTGGAGAAAAAGCCTGCGATCCCCTCCTTAAGTGCTCCTGTTCCCAAAACTGTAACGAAACCTCCCAATGCTATTCAAGGAAATTTGATCAACCTCGTGGGAAATAAGGGATTCGAAAATGCTTATTTGAGCTTCTTGCAGCGAAATAGACCTGTGAAAAATTGTGATAGAAATAAAACTATGGAGCATATGATTAAGAGCGAGACGAAGAAGGAGAATAGCATGATTACGACTCCAAAAGCTCCATTGGAGAATTATAAGCCCGACACGACTTTCACTCATTTCCCAGTTATGTCGAAAATTGAGGGTAAATATGCCAACTTGGACTCGTCAGTGAGTTTGAGCCCGATCAAAACACAGCTCAGCGAGATTTCCCAGACAGTTAAACCCAGTGCTCTAGTCGTGGATGTTCCTAAGAACACATACAATAATACCCAGCAGCAGCAATTCTCAATTGACCCAATCGTTGGAGATTTAGATCTATTTGACGAGCTTCAAGGACCAAGTTCACAAAATTCCCAATGTAGCAAATCCCAGCCTCCAGGACTCACCTACACAAACTTAGTAGTTAACAAAGTGGCACCTCAGACCCAAACCAATGATAACACCATTACTCTGTATTCCGCCCCCACTAGCAGCGAAGTGATTCCGCAATTTACCGCTGTGAGTGCGCAGCAGCAGTACGGTGTGGTGGCGAATCCAATGCCGCAGCAGAGTACTAGAGCGGTGCAGAATATTGTGGTTTTGAACCAGTTTCCAACCGCTGTGATCACCAATAGCAATGGGTTGAAGCCGCAAGAAGCAGTTGTCCAGAAGATTATTTTGCCGCCTGGGATAACGCTAAATCCTGTGCAAGCAGCCAGAGACGG cAACAATTACCAAACTTTGCAACCCGCCCAAAAGCCTGTCTGGACCAACCAAAACTGGTATAGTGTCAACTCATGTCCTAAAACAATTTACCTAAACAAGGACCGATTCTATCCAATGACACAACAGCCTATCAAGTTGGATAAAGGTGAAGAAGCAATGCAGCAAAACAATGATGTTGAAGAATTGCCCAATGAAAAAGAAGCTGTGCCTGTATTGCCAATAAGTGATGTTGAGGATATAGCCCTAGATATGGAGGTGGGAACTGAGCCAGAAAATGGTGAAGAAATTGCCATTCAGACTGTACACGAGAAAGAACCCAGAGTCATAGTGGAAAATATAAACTTGAATTTCTGCAGTCAATTAAGTGAAATCAACCCTTCACAAACGTCACCACCAAAGccacccagtaataataataacaaagttgCAAAGCAGCCAGGAACACTTAATCTCAAAAACAAGATGTTGCAGCTTTTTCTAAATTCCAAGCGCACGTGTGGCGACGCTGGGACGATTGACCTTTCTACGTTGACCGGAGTGAAGCGTAGCGGGAGGGCCTCCAAAGTCCAGAAACATCGCAATTTGGAGCTGCTAAAAGAGCTGATCAGGTTCTGCAAAAACCACGCAACCAGCACTAAAAGTCGCGTGCCGCCAGTGCCTTCCGAAGTGTTGGCGCAGCCTCGGTCGTTGGAGCAGCTGCGCGAAGATTTAACTCCCCTCAATGTGGCGGTTGAGGTTGAGGATATTTTGAGTCACTTTTCTCCCAGTTTGCAGGAGAGAATGAAGAAAGGGTGCACGCTGTATAACGTTAGTTCGTCGCCGGTTTCGCGGTTAGTGAGTAATTGTGAGTCGGATATGCGAGGAAGGAAAGAAATTAATGTCAATAATAGAGGGCGACCGCCGAATTGTGAGAAG aCGATCAAAAGAGTGCCCATATCCGTGGAAGAAGAAGTGTGGGCCAAACACAAAAACAACCGGTACTACAGGGCCAAAGTGACTGAAATTAAGTGCAGTCTAAAGTTCTCCGTATACTTCAGATGCGACCAAAGTTTCTCCAAAGATATTACGTTAGACCATTTGGTTGATTGGGTCGGCGTTTCTGGACCTAGTTACGGGGATATCGTTAATGTCCGCTGGACAGATGGGGAAATTTACGAGGCTGAATGCGTGGGAAGGACTGATGAACCACTTTATACT gTGGTATTTGAGGATTTAAGTCACTTGGATGCGCGAAGAGAACATATTTATTCACTGACTGAGAACATTCCGAAACGCCTAATAGCGAAAATG TCCTACGCTAGCGACATGCACTACCGCGAACATCTCTATGATCTGGAGAGGCCGTTGCCGGAGAAGCGTCCGGTGAAAAGAAAAGTATTAGAAGACGATTTTGATATCGACGATACCCAATAA